A window of Rhabdothermincola salaria contains these coding sequences:
- a CDS encoding NUDIX hydrolase gives MSEWVLRRTAARVVLLDADAHVLLLEARDPADAAKGHWWEIPGGGIDPGEDTATAARRELLEETGITDAEIGPCVWTQHARFTFAEWKFDQHEHVHVAWCDRIDLASVQPAGLEAFEAMAFGGRRWWSIDALMGSTDNVLPVRLREFLPDLVAGRVPDAPIDITHTGPGPFA, from the coding sequence ATGAGCGAATGGGTCCTGCGGCGCACCGCCGCCCGCGTGGTGCTGCTCGACGCCGACGCCCACGTGCTGTTGCTCGAGGCCCGCGATCCGGCCGATGCGGCCAAGGGCCACTGGTGGGAGATCCCCGGTGGGGGCATCGACCCCGGCGAGGACACCGCGACCGCGGCTCGGCGCGAGCTGCTCGAGGAGACCGGCATCACCGATGCCGAGATCGGTCCGTGCGTGTGGACCCAGCACGCCCGCTTCACCTTCGCCGAATGGAAGTTCGACCAGCACGAGCACGTGCACGTCGCCTGGTGCGACCGCATCGACCTGGCCTCGGTGCAACCGGCAGGCCTCGAAGCCTTCGAGGCCATGGCCTTCGGAGGCCGCCGCTGGTGGTCCATCGACGCCTTGATGGGCAGCACCGACAACGTCTTGCCGGTGCGCCTGCGCGAGTTCCTGCCCGACCTGGTGGCCGGGCGGGTTCCCGACGCCCCCATCGACATCACCCACACCGGTCCGGGTCCCTTCGCCTGA
- a CDS encoding DUF983 domain-containing protein: protein MTSPTVPYRPTAKGAIVPTERRGRTFLRGWLKHCGVCGQGRLFRRWFWMTPRCPRCGLRFERVEGQITGDIGVNTIVSFGVLLIVLLGGFLVTWPDPPIGVLIGASAATAVLMPLLFLPFSKTVWLAADLMMRPLEPGEVDEGYGPQRGDSTPPEASTGR, encoded by the coding sequence GTGACGAGCCCCACCGTTCCCTACCGACCGACGGCCAAGGGCGCCATCGTGCCCACCGAGCGCCGCGGCCGCACGTTCCTGCGAGGGTGGCTGAAGCACTGCGGCGTCTGTGGCCAGGGCCGCCTCTTCCGCCGCTGGTTCTGGATGACCCCGCGGTGCCCCCGGTGCGGGCTGCGCTTCGAGCGGGTGGAGGGCCAGATCACCGGCGATATCGGCGTCAACACGATCGTCAGCTTCGGGGTCCTGCTCATCGTGCTGCTGGGGGGCTTCCTGGTGACCTGGCCCGACCCCCCGATCGGTGTGCTCATCGGGGCGTCGGCGGCCACCGCGGTGCTCATGCCGCTGCTCTTCCTGCCGTTCTCCAAGACGGTCTGGTTGGCCGCCGACCTCATGATGCGACCCCTCGAGCCGGGCGAGGTCGACGAGGGCTACGGACCCCAGCGCGGAGATTCCACTCCACCCGAGGCGTCGACCGGCCGATAA